AGCGGAGTATCTAATCTCCATCTTATTCTATCCAATTATCCTTGGCTGCATTACGATTGTTAGCTTCCCGCTCATTTTAAATGTGAATCTTTCGAATCATTTAGTGGAATATGTAGTAGTGATGATAAGTGTTGCTATCTGTGTTATCTTAGTGAATTTATTAGTGGGGGCAGTGACCGATACTCAAGCGAAAGCGCAAGTGAATGGAGTCATTCCGATGATGGCTGTTGCATTTCTACCGATGTTCTCTCAATTTAGTGAGTCTATTTCAAAAGTGGCTCATTACACATTCATGGGGAACTTTATCGATTTCTTCTTAGATAAAGAATTCACGTTGAATTTCCAAAGCATGCTCGTTCCAATTGCGTGGATGGCTGTTCTCATTGTATTAAACTTCCTCTTATTGAAACCAAAAGCTCAAAATTAGACTATAAAATCTCAAGAAGAGTAGTTTTACTTCTTATAGTAAAACTGCTCTTTTTTGTGTTTCATGATTTTTCAGAGTGAATTAGCTATTTTTTCCAAAAGTTTACATGAATAGATGGTATGTTAAAAGAAACGGCACAATGAAGTAGCGAATGAATGCCATTTAAATTGGGCCGAATCGATGTACATTTCTGATTTTTTCTATTTTATAATGAGGATAGAAAGGAGACATAATGATTGATTTAAAAGCGCTTGTCCTATTTATGACCTTGATGAACTATCAAGAATTATCATTGTATGAACTTTCAGTAAAAGTAGGATTCTCTATAAAAGAGGTCAAAGAGGTGATTGATTATTTACACGCTTATTTGGAGAAGAAAAATATAGACCTTAGATGCGCAAAAGGAAAGTATTTTTTAGAGAAGAATGATCAGCAACTGACGGATATTGTTCAGTCGAAAGAATTAGTCTTGCCAAAGGAAACAAGATTAGCCTTGATTTATCTTTATACGTTTTGCCGGATGGAATATATTTCCAACAGTCACTATCAAGACTTCCTAAAAGTGAGCAAAAACACCACCTTGTCCGATATTCAGTCGCTGAGAAAACTGATGACGAAAAACGAACTAGAACTAGGCTATAGCCGTGCTAAGGGATATACCTTAATCGGAGAGGAATGGAAGAAGCATCAACTGGCCTTCAAGATGGTGGGGGAACTCTTAAATTCACCGATTGGGCTATGGGGATTGGATTATGTACTGACTAGTTGGGCGCATAATGTTCGCTATGAAGTGATTGAGCAAATTGTAAAAGATTATTATAATCATCTCCAATTAACGCCGATTGCAGATCAATTAAAAGAATGTATTTATGATGTGGTCTTTGTGCTATGTCGCTACCAAAGAAATGTAGATCCTGTCGTTTTTTCTAAGACGCTAGTTTCTCCGGCGATAGAAGTCTTATCGAAAATCTTATTAGAAACGATCCGTGATTTAGGAATTATCGACCGTCCATTTACGATAAATGACCGACAATATGTGTCGATTTTGCTGTCTAGCTGTTTTGAAGGTGAAGTTGATTCAAACTTTGAGTACTTTAATGAATTGACGGATAAAATTATCCAGAAAATGGAAGAAGTCTCGCTTCTGCAGTTC
This Granulicatella adiacens ATCC 49175 DNA region includes the following protein-coding sequences:
- a CDS encoding ABC transporter permease, with the translated sequence MIRRISALIWLRTQMILSNGAMLFQIIFPYALLFLYDRFLNPDHDPSKSLQILFIMLPLAFSLSMGTMITIMLAEEKEKKNLKTLFLSGIHSAEYLISILFYPIILGCITIVSFPLILNVNLSNHLVEYVVVMISVAICVILVNLLVGAVTDTQAKAQVNGVIPMMAVAFLPMFSQFSESISKVAHYTFMGNFIDFFLDKEFTLNFQSMLVPIAWMAVLIVLNFLLLKPKAQN